TATTATCAGGTGTATCTCCGTACGAATACTGCATTATTATCTGAATTTCACGATTATCTATCTAACATTCCTCTTGACTTTATATAAATATTCCAATTTATAATTTATTTACCATTATAAATAAATTATAGCATATTTATAAATAACATATTATTTAATTTTTTAAAAATTTCATTTTTATTAATTACTAAATCAAATCTACATCTTGAACAATATTTTAGAATTTCGTATAAAATCTTTTATCAAATTAAGTTACTTTTTAATAATATTATCTAAGACTAATCATAATAATTATAGTTTCTTTAATTACTTACCCTAAAGCAATATGGAGGTGATTATATATGATGAAAAGATTTAATATTGCATTTTTTCTTTTTTTGTTTTTTTCATTTAATATTTTTGTTGTTTCTTCCTTAGCTGACTCAAAACCTCTTTCCCAAGGTATCTATACAAACAAACAGTTAAATTTATCTCCAAATAAAGTTTATAATATAAAAAATATTTCACCCAATGAGCGTGTTGTTATACTTATCTCAGATACTAATGAAATAGTTTATTATTCTATTCAATTAGAACCTTTATCAGAAGATTTTTCTTTTCAACCTCCATTTACTAGCTATTTAGTGACTGTCATTGGTAAAGGGGAAGTTATTATATCTTAAAATATTACATAAATCTAAAGGCAGGTGAGAATATTTATGAAAAGGTTCATTTTTGCATTCTTATTTTTTTTATGTTTATTCTTTGCTAATAACACAATATCTTATGCAGAGATATCCAAAGATGTCAGCCAAGGTATATATACAATGAATGCTTTAAATTTATCTCCCGATACTGACTATGTTGTTTAAAATAACTCTTTTAACGAACGTGCTTTACTGATTATTTATGATTCTAAGCAAAATCTAATTCAACTCATACGATTGATACCTCAAGCAAAAAAGCATAATTTAATACCTCTCAAAAATGACTATACAATTATTATACTAGGTAACGGAATCTTAAATTTTTTTGAATAGGCACTTAGTTAGTGTCTTTTCATCACCTTAGTACTCCTAATATATAACTACCATAATGGAAATAACCTACAGAGTATACCTGCAAGTTATTTTCATTGTCTATTAACATTTATATCATTTTAAATAAAAACTAGAACATTTAGTTTGAGCATAAATTGTAGATTTTGTCCCGGAAATATTTATGTATTGTAGATTACAAAGTGTATTAGCGTTATTAATACAGTTTTTGACTTCACAAGTAAGATAATCACATTGGTTATCAACAATTGCATTATTAGTTAGTCCATTATGTAAAGTTTTATCTGAAAATGAATCACACCAAGTTCCACTTTTACTTGATACATTTGCACCTCCAATATTAGTTCTGCTAGAATGACAAATACCACTTTTATTATGTGAACAGTTATTTATATCACAATTAATTTGTTGCATGCAAAACACTCCCTTTAATTACATATTCACCTTAAAACTTCTTAATAAAATTATTTTTATATTTACAGTTGTAATATAACTTAATAATATCATTGCCTTTTTAAGCTAGAATATTTACAACAAAAAGCTTTTTAATGGAATAAATATTTTTCTCACTAATGCTAATAATAAATTATATAAAATCAAGTATATTTTTTAAAGGAGCTAAAAAAATGCAACTTAACTGGATTTGGCAATCAATACTTATTTTTTTTGTTGGGACATTTATTTTGAGATTAGGTGGAAGAAAATCTATTTCTCAAATGACCATATCACAGACTGTAGTTATGATAGGCTTAGGTTCGCTTCTAGTTCAGCCCATAACTGGAAATGGATTGTTAATTACTTTTCTAGCAGCTCTTTTATTATCAATCCTAATGGTGATCATGGAGCATTTAGAGGTTAAAGTAGATTTTTTAGAAACCTTATTTTCGGGTAAAGCAGTTATTGTCATTGAAAATGGTGAACCTAATATTAAAAATATGAGAAAATTAAGATTAACTATTGATAGGCTTGAGACACGTTTGAGGCAAGCTGGAATCTCTTCAATAGCTGACGTCAAATATGCAACACTAGAAGTTAGCGGTCAATTAGGATATGAATTAAAGGACAATAAGAAACCCTTAACAAAGGAAGACTTTAAAACTCTAATAACTGAAATATCACAAATGAAAAATATAATTGAATCTAATTTAAAACCTCAGAATAATAAAAGTGAAGAAAATAATATCTTTCAAGAAATAAAAAATAAAAAATTTGAAGGTAATAAAAATGAACCTTAAACCTTCATATGCAATAAATCAATTGTATTAATTTATTTATACTGAAAAATATAAAAGCTCCCTTTAATAAGGGAGCGAGGCTAAAGGTCTATTTCTTAAACCAATAAGTATTCCTGATAAAATTAATTTTCGAAAGAATTGTACAAAATCAATATTTATATTAATATCTCACAGCTTCCTGTCATTATTGTTAATGCATCATTTATTCTTGATACCCTATCCTCATTAGTGAGTACAATCAAATAATCACCTGGAAAAATAACAGTGTCTCCTTTTGGAATTATTTCATTTTCTCCTCGCTTAACAGCTACTAATAAGCAACGGGATGGCCATTTAACTTCTTTAATTTGCTTTCCATCTAAATCCGACCCCATACAAACTGCAAACTCTAATATAGACTTATTTTTCTTATTGCCAATAGATATTTTTTCTCCTTGATTATGTAAAATCTTTTCAAGTAATGCTTCATAAATAGGTTTTGATCCTAAGACATCTGCTACTATATATGCAACTATAGATACAATCGCTAAGGAAAGCAAATGACTAAATGTACCTGTCATTTCAGTAATTAGAATTGTTCCAGTTATTGGTGATCTAACTACAGCTGCAAAATATCCTGCCATTGCAAGTATTATAAAGTTATTAATATACATACTGTCAAAATGTACGAAATTCACAAGTGCTACTCCATAAATATTTCCTATTAAAGCCCCAATGGCAAGTAGTGGAAGAAATATTCCCCCTGGTGCCCCAGATCCAAAGCTTGCCATAGTGAATAGAAATTTTACAATAACTATAATCACTAAAATTGTCAATGAGAAATTGTTTGTAATTAATGAAGTTATAAGTTCATGTCCTCCACCTAAAACTTGTGGTAATAAAATTCCAATAACAACTGAAATTAACAAAGGCATTATTATTCTCATTTCTTTTGGTAGCCATTTTTGAGCTACATATAGATTTTGAGTTTTTAAAAGACTTTTATTAAAAACTACTCCTAGGATACCTAAAATACCCCCTAACAAAATTATATAAAAGTATAAATTAAGTGGTAATGTAGTTAGATTTCCAAGAGTAAAAACTGGTTTTAATCCAAAGAAACCACTAGCTATAAAATCAGCTGATAATGCTGCAGATAATGCTGAAAGTAAAACTAATGGTGAAAAGTTTTTGTGAACTTCCTCTAATGCAAACATTACTCCAGCTAAAGGCGCGTTAAAGGCAGCAGCAAGTCCTGCACTTGCACCACTTGTAATAAGGTATTTTTCTTCAATTTTAACTCTTTTAAATACTCTACTAAATCCTTGTCCAACTGCTGCACCCAATTGAACTGATGGGCCTTCTCTACCTAGTGAAAGACCTGAACCTATTGAAAGAATTCCTCCAAAAAATTTTCCCAGTATAACTCTCCACCAAGTCATATCAAGTTTTCTGAGCAGAACTCCTTCAACTTGGGGAATTCCACTTCCACTAATCATAGGCTCATGTTTAATCATCAGCCCTACAATATATCCTATAATTATTAATGCTACAATCCAAGGTAGAATAAGTATGGGTTTTATAGATATTATTTTATAAATATTACTTAATAGAATTCCTGCCTTTTCAAGTGCATATCGATACATTACGATTAATAAACCAGTAATAATACCTACACCTATTCCTTCAAACACAAGCTTTAACCTAAAGCTATGCCAGTGAAATAATGTATTATAGGTATTGTGTTTGTTTTTGACTTCCATTTTTCGCCTCCATTATTATTCCGAAACTAATCCTTAGTTAGACACAAAATATACGAGCATACTTTGCTGTTATTTTTTGTACCTTATACTTTTTCAAATTTTCTAAGGTTGTGTAATTTAATTATATTGATATATATATGTTATCATATATATATATTAATTTAAATGAAAAAGTAATTGAAACTGTCGTTAATACAAAAAGACTGTAGTAAATTTGCTTTTACACAAATCTATCTACAGTGCTTTAATGTTATATACAATCTCTATTTAAATCCTATCCTATAAGTTATCATGAATATTTTTCACCCAAATATTCATATCCTCAAATGTGCCACATATATTACAATTATTTACTAGTCTACCTGCAAAGTTATAATTATGTTTGCTTAACACAATATTAACACCAGGATTTATTGCTCTAGATAAACTATATAAAGTAATGAAACCCTTCTTTTTAAGATCTAATTCTAAAGAATAAATAATATTTGATAATATGCCCTTACCTCTATAATCTGGATAGGTTGCACAATCAGTCATTTCTGCATTTAAGTTTTCTTTATCCATATCTGCTGAAGCTACACCAATTATTTTTTCATTATAAACAGCTACCTTATATAAAACTTTTTCATTCATAGTTTCCTTCAAAAATTTTTCATCATAAACTGGAGAAGGGTATGTTGAAAATACTGCAGAAAATAGTTCTATCATTTCTTTTATATCATTTTCATTTGCATTTCTTATACAATATTTAGTATTGTCACTACCATGTATAAAGGTATTTTTTATATCCAAACAATGTTTTATTAATAACTCTTTCTTAGTAAAATTACTGCAAATTTTTCTATCGCTACTTATAAAATAAGACATGCAAAACGCATCTTTTCCTTTAAAATATCCATTAATTTTGCCTTCTAAATCAAATCCAGCTTCAACAAAAATTTCAAAGCTTTCACTATCACAGTTACAAATAATTTTACCTAAATGTTCCCTGGAAGAAAAGTGAATTATTCTTTTTAAATTTTGAACTGATATATTATTTAAATCAATTATTTTTACACGTTTATTAGTATAATCCACATATATTTCAGTACGGTCTATTTTAGTATAATAATTATTAATTAAATTACATCTATCTGTTCTCATTAAATTCCTCTCTCCTTTTCATTCTAACGTTACTTTTTGGGGTTAAACAGATTTGTTCATCTCTAAATAATTTTTCTAGGCCTTTATAATCATCTTTTTTGAATTTACCACATATTCCACACTGTTTACATTCATGGCTTTTATCAGATGGTTCAGTATAAGTACAAATTACACCTTCATAGTTTCTAAGTATTACTTTATCAGGTGATTGTGAAATTAAATACTGAGGGTTAACAGGTATTTTACCACCACCGCCTGGAGCATCAATTACAAAAGTAGG
The DNA window shown above is from Clostridium beijerinckii and carries:
- the ablB gene encoding putative beta-lysine N-acetyltransferase, with protein sequence MRTDRCNLINNYYTKIDRTEIYVDYTNKRVKIIDLNNISVQNLKRIIHFSSREHLGKIICNCDSESFEIFVEAGFDLEGKINGYFKGKDAFCMSYFISSDRKICSNFTKKELLIKHCLDIKNTFIHGSDNTKYCIRNANENDIKEMIELFSAVFSTYPSPVYDEKFLKETMNEKVLYKVAVYNEKIIGVASADMDKENLNAEMTDCATYPDYRGKGILSNIIYSLELDLKKKGFITLYSLSRAINPGVNIVLSKHNYNFAGRLVNNCNICGTFEDMNIWVKNIHDNL
- a CDS encoding DUF421 domain-containing protein, with product MQLNWIWQSILIFFVGTFILRLGGRKSISQMTISQTVVMIGLGSLLVQPITGNGLLITFLAALLLSILMVIMEHLEVKVDFLETLFSGKAVIVIENGEPNIKNMRKLRLTIDRLETRLRQAGISSIADVKYATLEVSGQLGYELKDNKKPLTKEDFKTLITEISQMKNIIESNLKPQNNKSEENNIFQEIKNKKFEGNKNEP
- a CDS encoding H(+)/Cl(-) exchange transporter ClcA, with the protein product MEVKNKHNTYNTLFHWHSFRLKLVFEGIGVGIITGLLIVMYRYALEKAGILLSNIYKIISIKPILILPWIVALIIIGYIVGLMIKHEPMISGSGIPQVEGVLLRKLDMTWWRVILGKFFGGILSIGSGLSLGREGPSVQLGAAVGQGFSRVFKRVKIEEKYLITSGASAGLAAAFNAPLAGVMFALEEVHKNFSPLVLLSALSAALSADFIASGFFGLKPVFTLGNLTTLPLNLYFYIILLGGILGILGVVFNKSLLKTQNLYVAQKWLPKEMRIIMPLLISVVIGILLPQVLGGGHELITSLITNNFSLTILVIIVIVKFLFTMASFGSGAPGGIFLPLLAIGALIGNIYGVALVNFVHFDSMYINNFIILAMAGYFAAVVRSPITGTILITEMTGTFSHLLSLAIVSIVAYIVADVLGSKPIYEALLEKILHNQGEKISIGNKKNKSILEFAVCMGSDLDGKQIKEVKWPSRCLLVAVKRGENEIIPKGDTVIFPGDYLIVLTNEDRVSRINDALTIMTGSCEILI